The following proteins are encoded in a genomic region of Ornithinibacillus sp. 4-3:
- a CDS encoding DapH/DapD/GlmU-related protein, protein MGIKISKIVDFLESRNYQFKFKGSKDDSIDGFSTLFNYKANTLTFVSSLNKFQDVLPLFETKKIQLVITSQEEKIYSCFNNTIQIENPKSVFFRIIEHFFEAPQSFDCSPITSNISQIKKQSYISPNVTLGKNVKIGIGCVLDGDILIGENTVIHHNVVLRNKVTVGENCKILSGAVIGEDGFNPLKEEGNNRTMVKHYGGVTIEDNVQVGEHCGISRGTIDDTIIKKGVKLNKHAVIAHNVIIGKNTIFTTPTFVGGSVKIGENCHIAANVIKNQCIVGDNSVLGLGSVVIKNVASGITVVGNPAKPLIKKEV, encoded by the coding sequence ATGGGAATCAAAATTTCAAAAATAGTAGACTTTCTAGAATCACGAAATTATCAATTTAAGTTTAAAGGTAGCAAAGATGACTCAATTGATGGGTTTTCTACATTATTTAATTATAAAGCTAATACTTTAACATTTGTGTCTTCATTAAATAAGTTTCAAGATGTATTACCTTTATTTGAAACGAAAAAAATACAGTTAGTTATAACTTCTCAAGAAGAAAAAATTTATAGCTGTTTTAATAATACAATTCAAATTGAAAACCCAAAAAGTGTTTTTTTTCGGATAATTGAGCATTTTTTTGAAGCGCCTCAATCATTTGATTGTAGTCCAATTACATCAAATATAAGCCAGATTAAAAAACAATCATATATCTCCCCCAATGTAACATTAGGTAAAAATGTGAAGATTGGTATTGGCTGTGTTCTTGATGGAGATATATTAATTGGAGAAAATACAGTAATTCATCACAATGTTGTTTTAAGGAATAAGGTTACTGTAGGTGAAAATTGTAAGATATTATCTGGCGCAGTGATTGGTGAAGATGGGTTTAATCCCCTGAAAGAAGAAGGAAATAATAGAACAATGGTAAAACACTATGGTGGTGTTACTATAGAGGACAACGTACAAGTAGGAGAACATTGTGGAATTAGTAGGGGAACAATAGATGATACCATAATTAAAAAGGGTGTTAAGTTAAACAAGCATGCTGTTATTGCTCATAATGTAATTATTGGAAAAAACACTATTTTTACAACACCGACTTTCGTCGGAGGAAGTGTCAAAATAGGAGAAAATTGCCATATAGCAGCAAATGTAATAAAAAATCAATGCATAGTTGGAGATAACTCGGTTTTAGGTTTAGGTTCGGTAGTTATAAAAAATGTAGCCTCTGGAATTACAGTTGTAGGTAATCCAGCTAAACCATTAATAAAAAAGGAAGTGTAA
- a CDS encoding glycosyltransferase, which translates to MYTLVIGRSYPEKDTGMMGIFEFEHAIALKKYGNETIYCFVDTRSVKRLRKKKEFYLNKEGLEIYGYYYPIGGLPNSLFNNLKTKKTLKLLNKIIAQHGLPQNIHIHYPLINLTDGIWEKIKTYNVPIIVTEHWSKVQNQTIEPYRKTFLKKIVKESDTIITVGKKLKASVIEITKTNKEVLVIPNILNEAFEYIEAENKNKFKFIFIGSLIPSKKVDLLITAFRNVFNTTEIELHIVGNGKLFKKLSKKIKKDNLKNVFMHGYLTREKTAFLLQNCDVFVSASEIETFGVPFIEALACGKPVIGISDSSIASYINEANGLLFENGNIKQLESALKKIYEQKDKYNSCLIAQNAKEIFGEENIIKQLKSIYSKLNGEKY; encoded by the coding sequence TTGTATACTCTAGTAATTGGTAGATCCTATCCAGAAAAGGATACAGGAATGATGGGTATTTTTGAATTTGAACATGCAATTGCCTTAAAAAAATATGGTAATGAAACAATATATTGTTTTGTAGATACAAGATCAGTAAAACGACTAAGAAAAAAAAAGGAATTTTATTTAAACAAAGAAGGTTTAGAAATATATGGATACTACTATCCAATCGGAGGCTTACCTAATTCGTTGTTCAATAATTTAAAAACAAAAAAGACTTTAAAACTTTTGAATAAAATAATTGCTCAACATGGCTTACCACAAAATATTCATATACACTATCCGTTAATAAATTTAACAGACGGAATATGGGAAAAAATAAAAACTTATAATGTACCTATTATCGTGACCGAACATTGGTCTAAAGTTCAAAATCAAACTATTGAACCTTATAGAAAAACATTCTTGAAAAAAATTGTAAAAGAATCTGATACAATTATTACTGTTGGAAAAAAACTAAAGGCAAGTGTTATTGAAATTACTAAAACTAATAAAGAAGTTCTAGTTATACCTAATATCTTAAATGAAGCATTTGAATATATAGAAGCGGAAAATAAAAATAAATTCAAGTTTATTTTTATTGGAAGTTTAATACCTAGTAAAAAAGTAGATTTGCTTATAACTGCGTTTAGGAATGTTTTTAATACAACAGAAATTGAATTACATATCGTAGGTAATGGGAAACTGTTTAAAAAATTGTCCAAAAAAATAAAAAAAGACAACTTGAAAAATGTTTTTATGCATGGATATTTAACAAGAGAAAAAACAGCTTTTCTTTTACAAAATTGTGATGTTTTTGTTTCAGCAAGTGAGATTGAAACTTTTGGTGTTCCATTTATTGAAGCATTGGCATGTGGTAAGCCGGTAATTGGTATTTCTGATAGTAGTATAGCCTCCTATATTAATGAAGCAAATGGCTTGCTGTTTGAAAATGGAAATATTAAGCAACTAGAATCAGCTTTAAAGAAAATTTATGAACAAAAAGATAAATATAATTCATGTTTAATAGCGCAAAATGCTAAAGAGATTTTTGGTGAAGAAAATATTATTAAACAATTAAAATCTATTTATTCGAAATTAAATGGTGAAAAATATTAG
- a CDS encoding PIG-L deacetylase family protein translates to MKVLVFAPHNDDEVLGVGGTIAKYTKEGHDVYICEVTRGKNEERLINIRNEALEAHKILGVKKTFFLDLPVVALADIPTIELNKAFHEIVQKIKPDVAYIPHKGDMHVDHTMVAEAAMVALRPVSSPQLKEIYVYETLSETEWNIPSPDNLFVPTVWSDITKTIDSKLKAMKCFKSQLYDFPHPRSLEAIEALSKFRGSTICVRNAESFMLIRSIK, encoded by the coding sequence TTGAAAGTACTTGTATTTGCCCCACATAATGATGATGAGGTTTTAGGTGTTGGAGGGACTATTGCAAAATATACAAAAGAGGGACACGATGTGTATATTTGTGAAGTAACTAGAGGTAAGAATGAAGAAAGACTTATTAATATTCGTAATGAGGCTTTAGAAGCACATAAGATTCTTGGCGTAAAGAAGACGTTTTTTTTAGACTTACCAGTTGTCGCACTTGCCGACATTCCAACAATAGAATTAAATAAAGCTTTTCATGAAATTGTACAAAAAATTAAGCCGGACGTTGCATATATTCCTCATAAAGGAGATATGCATGTTGATCATACTATGGTGGCAGAGGCTGCAATGGTTGCATTAAGACCTGTTAGTAGCCCACAATTAAAGGAAATATATGTTTATGAGACTCTTTCTGAAACAGAATGGAACATTCCCTCACCTGACAATTTATTTGTTCCTACAGTATGGAGTGATATTACTAAGACCATTGATAGTAAGTTGAAAGCTATGAAATGTTTCAAATCACAATTATATGATTTTCCACATCCGCGTTCCTTAGAAGCTATAGAGGCGTTATCTAAATTCAGAGGTTCAACTATATGCGTACGTAATGCAGAGAGTTTTATGTTAATTCGCTCTATTAAATAA
- a CDS encoding DegT/DnrJ/EryC1/StrS family aminotransferase, translating to MSKSRIFLSTPHMSEEGYEQFYVKDAFDKNWIAPLGENVDEFENELAKRVGIKSAAALSSGTAAIHLALMAAGVGENDVVFCQSLTFSATANPIIYQNATPVFIDSDEETWNMCPKALKEAFEKYPNVKAVIVVHLYGLSANIAEIKALCEEYDVTLIEDAAESLGSLYKGQQTGTFGDYGVFSFNGNKIITTSGGGMLVSNDEEKINKSRFWATQSRDNARYYQHSEIGYNYRLSNVLAGIGRGQLKVLDQRVKKKNEIYQFYKEDLSQIEDIGFMPENDFDKPNYWLSCITLKGEVKPLDIIEALEEENIEARHIWKPMHLQPFFENFDYIGGNVAEKLFESGICLPSDTKMKEEDLERVVKVIKNVLRKRNN from the coding sequence ATGTCAAAGTCTAGAATTTTTCTATCTACTCCACATATGAGTGAAGAAGGTTATGAACAATTTTATGTCAAGGATGCTTTCGATAAGAATTGGATTGCTCCATTGGGAGAGAATGTTGATGAATTTGAAAATGAACTTGCAAAACGAGTTGGTATAAAATCTGCTGCTGCTTTATCATCTGGTACAGCAGCAATACATTTGGCATTAATGGCTGCAGGTGTAGGTGAAAATGATGTTGTTTTTTGTCAATCACTAACTTTTTCAGCTACTGCAAATCCAATTATTTATCAAAACGCTACACCTGTATTTATCGATAGTGATGAAGAGACTTGGAATATGTGTCCAAAAGCTTTAAAAGAGGCATTTGAAAAGTACCCAAATGTTAAAGCGGTAATTGTCGTTCATTTATATGGATTATCTGCAAATATTGCAGAAATAAAAGCATTGTGTGAAGAATACGATGTTACTTTAATCGAAGATGCAGCGGAAAGTTTAGGAAGCTTATATAAAGGGCAACAAACAGGAACATTTGGAGATTATGGCGTGTTTTCTTTTAATGGAAATAAAATTATCACTACTTCTGGTGGTGGGATGTTAGTATCTAATGATGAGGAAAAAATTAATAAATCTCGATTTTGGGCTACACAATCAAGAGATAATGCTAGATATTATCAGCATAGTGAAATTGGTTATAATTATCGGTTAAGTAATGTTCTAGCCGGGATCGGCCGTGGTCAACTTAAAGTGCTTGATCAAAGAGTTAAAAAGAAGAATGAAATCTATCAATTTTATAAAGAAGATTTAAGCCAAATTGAAGATATTGGTTTTATGCCTGAAAATGACTTCGATAAACCGAATTATTGGCTTAGCTGTATTACACTAAAAGGTGAAGTTAAGCCATTAGATATAATTGAGGCATTAGAAGAAGAAAATATTGAAGCGAGACATATTTGGAAACCGATGCATTTACAACCATTCTTTGAGAACTTTGATTACATAGGTGGAAATGTAGCAGAAAAGTTGTTTGAATCAGGAATTTGTCTACCAAGTGACACAAAGATGAAGGAAGAAGATTTAGAAAGAGTCGTCAAGGTTATTAAAAATGTGCTTAGAAAAAGGAATAATTAA
- a CDS encoding ATP-grasp domain-containing protein translates to MDTLGGKRLLILGGSRISCEIVRKAKELGIYTMVTDWYPLEQSPAKQLADEYFMTSTADIPAMVNLIKEHKVDGVITGYTDSVLPYYAEMCKQTGLPSYGTREQFEILTNKNKYKKLCREFGVPVVDEYYITETDLETEKINEIHYPVLVKPADGSGARGVLVCNNKDELIEYYKQSLKYSQSKEVLIERYVQGKEVTVFYLLKDGEVYLNGMGNRHVKHNQEGVIPLPVAYTFPSIHLKKYQNEVEPRVKEMFKSLDMKNGMVFMQCIVENGNCLVYDIGYRLTGTLEYKLMEEIYDYNPLEMLIRFALTGKMFTENINNKLEAIWKKYALNVSFLIKPGTIKKINGLKAIKTMPQVIDATLAHVEGDILPETAKGTLKQIVLRVFATAQDQNELAQLLDDIYNKLEVISDKEENMLLDGFDLTELRGVLL, encoded by the coding sequence ATGGATACTTTAGGTGGAAAAAGACTTTTGATATTGGGAGGTTCAAGAATCTCCTGTGAAATTGTACGTAAAGCAAAGGAACTAGGGATTTATACAATGGTAACAGATTGGTATCCTTTAGAACAATCACCGGCAAAACAACTGGCAGATGAGTACTTTATGACGAGTACAGCAGATATTCCAGCAATGGTGAATTTAATCAAGGAACATAAAGTTGATGGTGTGATTACCGGGTATACAGATTCTGTATTACCTTATTATGCTGAGATGTGTAAGCAGACTGGTCTTCCAAGTTATGGTACCCGTGAACAATTTGAGATTCTAACAAATAAAAATAAATATAAAAAGCTGTGTCGAGAATTTGGAGTCCCCGTAGTAGATGAATATTATATAACTGAAACAGATCTTGAAACAGAAAAAATTAATGAGATACATTACCCTGTACTTGTAAAACCAGCAGATGGAAGTGGAGCAAGAGGAGTACTAGTTTGTAATAATAAGGATGAATTGATTGAGTATTATAAACAATCCTTAAAATATTCACAAAGTAAGGAAGTTTTAATAGAAAGATATGTTCAAGGAAAGGAAGTAACTGTATTCTATCTATTAAAAGATGGGGAAGTGTATTTAAATGGAATGGGGAATAGGCATGTAAAACATAATCAAGAAGGTGTTATCCCATTGCCAGTAGCATATACATTCCCTTCAATACATTTAAAAAAATATCAAAATGAAGTTGAACCAAGAGTAAAAGAAATGTTTAAATCACTTGATATGAAAAATGGTATGGTATTCATGCAGTGTATAGTAGAAAACGGTAACTGTTTAGTATATGATATCGGATATCGACTTACTGGGACGTTAGAATACAAATTAATGGAAGAGATTTATGACTATAATCCATTAGAAATGTTAATTCGCTTTGCTTTAACAGGGAAGATGTTTACAGAAAACATTAATAATAAATTAGAAGCAATATGGAAAAAATATGCTTTAAATGTATCTTTTCTAATTAAGCCTGGAACTATTAAAAAAATTAATGGATTGAAAGCAATTAAAACAATGCCACAAGTAATTGATGCAACTCTTGCTCATGTTGAAGGAGACATTTTGCCAGAAACCGCTAAAGGTACATTGAAACAAATCGTCTTAAGAGTTTTTGCTACTGCACAAGATCAGAATGAGTTAGCCCAATTATTAGATGATATTTATAATAAGTTAGAAGTAATCTCTGATAAAGAGGAAAATATGCTATTAGACGGTTTTGATCTTACAGAATTAAGAGGTGTACTGCTTTGA
- a CDS encoding NAD-dependent epimerase/dehydratase family protein, translating to MTSNNNKLTVMVTGASGFLGNELVNQLLQEDNIRVVAVTSKPDDIKLKYLSFDLLALYTSNWQETLKEEVDVIVNCAFPRTSQPDELAKGILFTEKLVRYAHKLKIKSLINISSQSVYTQKDKIITNEKALISPETLYGMAKYSCERIVELLCKEYKMNYSNIRLASLTGLNFDVRMTNRFVDAALNGEKITIYGGKQKISYLEVRDTAEALIRMILSEASEWENAYNLGNNEAVTLLELISIVQRESRKYNKKEINVELLEEKNSFNNLIDSNLFYSTFNWRPNFTVEKMIKELCKHKSISG from the coding sequence TTGACTAGTAACAATAACAAATTAACAGTAATGGTTACAGGAGCTAGCGGCTTTTTAGGGAACGAATTAGTTAATCAATTATTACAAGAAGATAATATTCGGGTAGTTGCTGTAACATCAAAACCTGATGATATCAAATTAAAGTATCTATCTTTTGATTTATTAGCATTGTACACTAGTAATTGGCAAGAAACTTTAAAAGAAGAAGTAGATGTAATAGTAAATTGCGCTTTTCCTAGAACATCTCAACCAGATGAACTTGCTAAAGGTATACTATTTACAGAAAAACTAGTAAGGTATGCTCATAAATTGAAAATTAAATCTCTGATAAACATCTCGTCACAAAGTGTATATACTCAAAAAGATAAAATAATAACAAATGAAAAAGCTTTGATTAGTCCCGAAACACTTTATGGTATGGCAAAATATTCTTGTGAACGAATAGTAGAATTGTTGTGTAAAGAATACAAAATGAATTATTCAAATATTAGACTAGCAAGTTTAACAGGTTTAAACTTTGATGTAAGAATGACTAATCGTTTTGTTGATGCAGCCTTGAATGGAGAAAAGATTACTATTTATGGTGGAAAACAAAAAATTTCTTATTTGGAAGTTAGAGACACAGCAGAAGCTCTAATAAGAATGATTTTATCAGAAGCAAGTGAATGGGAAAACGCTTATAATTTGGGGAATAATGAAGCAGTGACACTCTTAGAATTGATATCTATTGTTCAAAGAGAATCTAGGAAATACAATAAAAAAGAAATAAATGTGGAACTACTTGAAGAAAAAAATAGTTTTAATAATTTAATTGATAGTAATTTGTTTTACTCAACGTTTAATTGGCGACCAAATTTTACTGTTGAGAAGATGATAAAAGAATTATGCAAACATAAAAGTATCTCTGGATAG
- a CDS encoding glycosyltransferase, whose protein sequence is MNILIVAPYFPPQKTVAVVRIASLTRYLIKQGCQVTVLTNKYYEEKEETNDFVLENIKKIEVENTREKFFVRKKIYEDKFIEVMDNNNFDCIFITGGPFYTFSLCKIAKKRYNTKCIVDFRDLWIFDMRSKKEFYKPMNIMKKVIFYPIERNAIKYADVVLTVTEGWGRILKKVYFKYKDKVEIIFNGYDLEDISTKPKEPRDDGRFNIEGFKIMTFGKLTYYSEYYSTIFLKALKRICNEYSHVRLIQIGTEEERTINIMKEVGMHKEKYVNTGFCQYHQGIRILQNANVCVIIDIRNHAIGTKIYDYIYINKPIIYIGKKNTQLAKLVTSFESGFSCQTEEEVYKAITEIANNKIDYLTNKKNINKYSREYQNEKVFSVLKKLTEG, encoded by the coding sequence ATGAATATTCTAATCGTTGCACCTTACTTCCCGCCGCAGAAAACTGTTGCTGTAGTTAGAATAGCTAGTTTAACACGCTATCTAATAAAACAAGGTTGTCAAGTGACTGTATTAACTAATAAGTATTATGAGGAAAAAGAGGAAACAAATGATTTTGTATTAGAGAACATTAAAAAAATTGAAGTTGAGAACACGAGAGAAAAGTTTTTTGTGCGAAAGAAAATATATGAAGATAAATTTATTGAAGTAATGGATAACAATAACTTCGACTGTATATTTATTACAGGTGGCCCCTTCTATACTTTTTCATTATGTAAAATTGCTAAAAAAAGATATAATACAAAATGTATTGTCGATTTTAGGGATTTATGGATTTTTGATATGCGATCAAAAAAAGAGTTTTATAAACCGATGAATATCATGAAAAAAGTTATCTTTTATCCAATTGAAAGAAATGCTATTAAATATGCGGATGTGGTTTTAACTGTAACTGAGGGTTGGGGTCGAATTCTAAAAAAGGTATATTTTAAATATAAAGATAAAGTGGAAATTATTTTTAATGGATATGATTTAGAAGATATTAGTACTAAACCAAAAGAACCTAGAGATGATGGGAGATTTAATATAGAAGGCTTTAAAATTATGACTTTTGGTAAATTAACTTATTACTCGGAGTACTATTCAACTATTTTTTTAAAAGCACTTAAACGAATTTGTAATGAATATAGTCATGTAAGGTTAATTCAAATTGGTACTGAAGAAGAACGAACAATTAATATTATGAAAGAAGTAGGAATGCATAAAGAAAAATATGTTAATACAGGATTTTGCCAATATCATCAAGGTATACGAATTCTGCAAAATGCGAATGTTTGTGTGATAATTGATATCCGTAACCACGCAATTGGAACCAAAATATATGATTATATATATATAAATAAACCCATTATATATATTGGGAAAAAGAATACCCAATTAGCAAAATTGGTTACAAGTTTTGAAAGTGGTTTTTCTTGTCAAACCGAAGAAGAAGTTTATAAAGCGATAACGGAAATAGCTAATAATAAAATTGATTATTTAACAAATAAAAAAAATATTAATAAATATTCTAGAGAATACCAAAATGAAAAGGTTTTTAGTGTTTTAAAGAAATTAACAGAGGGATGA
- a CDS encoding peptidoglycan bridge formation glycyltransferase FemA/FemB family protein, with protein MSIKDIYFDNRYGQLYEKMENGICEVFEIENEYGKIKHMYIKRSIPHLISGERYYDIVTPYGYGGPIIIKGSNETKEFLLYDFKKKFKKYCIEQNIVSEFIRFHPMLNNAQDFNICYDTLHIRNTVGTNLGRYEDPFQEEFSKSCRKNIRKALKEGVEFKVTHKPEDIRSFIDIYYSTMDRNNAADYYYFDEEYFSKCLDAFQENIILVEAIYNEQVIAMGFYFVFDKFIHIHLSGTLSEFLYLSPAYVLRYAITLWGKENGYKYIHHGGGRTSDPSDTLYKFKKQFGKNTEFEFYVGKQIWNQDVYDQLCEINNIDQDIEFFPAYRSN; from the coding sequence TTGAGTATTAAAGATATTTATTTTGACAATCGATACGGTCAATTATATGAAAAGATGGAAAATGGAATATGTGAAGTTTTTGAAATAGAAAATGAATATGGCAAAATTAAACATATGTATATTAAAAGATCAATTCCTCATTTGATTTCCGGAGAGAGGTATTATGATATCGTGACTCCTTATGGATATGGTGGCCCAATTATCATTAAAGGTAGTAACGAAACAAAAGAATTTTTGCTTTATGATTTTAAGAAAAAGTTTAAGAAATATTGTATAGAACAAAATATAGTAAGTGAATTTATTAGGTTTCATCCAATGTTAAATAACGCCCAGGATTTTAATATTTGTTACGATACATTACATATTAGAAACACAGTAGGTACGAATCTAGGGAGATATGAAGACCCTTTTCAAGAGGAGTTTTCTAAATCGTGTAGGAAAAATATTAGAAAAGCCCTAAAAGAAGGGGTGGAGTTCAAAGTTACTCATAAGCCAGAAGATATTCGAAGTTTTATTGATATCTATTATTCAACTATGGATCGAAATAATGCAGCGGATTATTATTACTTTGACGAAGAATACTTTTCAAAATGTTTAGATGCATTTCAAGAAAATATTATTCTTGTAGAAGCAATTTATAATGAGCAAGTAATTGCTATGGGTTTTTATTTCGTTTTTGATAAATTTATTCATATACACTTATCAGGCACGTTAAGTGAGTTTTTGTACTTATCACCTGCGTATGTTTTAAGGTATGCAATTACATTGTGGGGTAAGGAAAATGGATATAAGTATATTCATCATGGTGGAGGAAGAACGAGCGATCCTTCTGATACACTATATAAATTTAAAAAACAATTTGGAAAAAATACTGAATTTGAATTTTATGTAGGAAAACAGATATGGAACCAAGATGTTTATGACCAATTATGTGAAATTAATAATATCGATCAAGATATTGAATTTTTTCCAGCATACCGATCTAATTAA
- a CDS encoding O-antigen ligase family protein, whose amino-acid sequence MRFDSIFINKKNIIFILFLLISLFLLIEPVVFVFTELHTLFRIGQVIVIFICIFLFFVKKCDFKFLILTLIFFFYQIIVTLLNDGAIVKVVTTMIPVVGMVLLLQYAIERNYFLTIKALYMYFSIIVYINYLLMIIYPEGILQATKYRTQDVGYNFLSVNNQLGSYLLIAALISILYCILKKKVTLNAVFLNIVVYMTLLNVWSVTSIIWLTFFYGFYFLMSRKNKVLKWKKYFSFMLLAHILIVVLEIQKIFSFLIVDFFEKDITLSGRTRIWELAIQEIKKTFIFGYGEIQDARYITIGTAEFNAHNIFLQVMLQGGFILLMLFLMLMIYSLNKTALSQNNKIASILIISVITLWGMMITEVYSILLQLLVLFLVYNCKKFIVAERIPNINRVMYVENKSY is encoded by the coding sequence ATGAGATTTGATTCAATTTTTATAAATAAAAAAAATATTATTTTTATTTTGTTTTTACTTATTTCTTTATTTCTTTTAATAGAGCCAGTAGTATTTGTGTTTACTGAATTACATACGCTTTTTAGAATAGGGCAAGTGATTGTAATATTTATTTGTATTTTCTTGTTTTTTGTAAAAAAATGTGATTTTAAATTTCTAATATTAACTCTCATCTTCTTCTTCTATCAAATCATTGTAACATTACTAAATGATGGTGCCATAGTTAAAGTGGTTACTACCATGATCCCAGTAGTGGGAATGGTATTATTATTGCAATATGCTATTGAACGTAATTACTTTTTAACAATAAAAGCATTGTATATGTATTTTTCAATCATAGTATATATTAATTATTTATTAATGATTATTTATCCAGAAGGTATCTTGCAAGCTACTAAATATAGAACTCAAGATGTAGGGTATAACTTTTTAAGTGTTAATAATCAACTGGGCTCCTATTTGCTTATTGCTGCATTAATTTCTATACTTTATTGTATCTTGAAAAAAAAGGTAACTTTAAACGCTGTATTTTTAAATATAGTTGTATATATGACTTTACTTAATGTATGGTCTGTAACCTCAATAATTTGGCTAACCTTTTTTTATGGATTTTATTTTCTTATGAGTAGAAAAAATAAAGTTTTAAAATGGAAGAAATATTTTAGCTTTATGCTGCTAGCTCATATATTAATTGTAGTATTAGAAATTCAAAAGATATTTTCTTTTTTAATAGTAGACTTTTTTGAAAAAGACATAACTTTATCAGGGCGAACTAGGATATGGGAATTAGCAATTCAAGAAATAAAAAAAACATTTATATTTGGTTATGGGGAAATTCAGGATGCAAGATATATAACTATTGGGACAGCGGAATTTAATGCACATAATATCTTTTTACAAGTAATGTTGCAAGGTGGATTTATATTATTAATGTTATTTTTGATGTTAATGATATACAGTCTAAATAAAACTGCTTTATCTCAAAATAATAAAATCGCAAGTATATTGATTATTTCAGTGATTACATTATGGGGAATGATGATTACAGAGGTTTACTCAATATTATTACAACTTTTAGTGTTATTTTTAGTCTATAATTGTAAAAAATTTATAGTGGCAGAAAGAATACCTAATATAAATAGAGTCATGTATGTTGAAAATAAAAGTTATTAA
- a CDS encoding sugar transferase, translating into MYRKYVKRLIDIILSLTAIILLSPIMLIVYILVKVNLGSPAIFTQRRAGLYGEVFTLYKFRSMTNETDEQGELLPNKMRLTKFGKVLRSTSLDELPELFNILKGDMSIIGPRPLLEEYLPRYNERQMKRHNVRPGLTSYTAVNGRATLSWEERLEKDVWYVKNVSFWLDCKIIFKTILTVLKRENISSDRGKFMGNNVGKINDKKKNGV; encoded by the coding sequence GTGTATCGAAAATATGTTAAACGATTAATTGATATTATCTTATCATTAACAGCAATTATCTTGCTTTCACCAATTATGCTAATTGTATATATTCTTGTAAAAGTTAATCTTGGATCACCAGCTATCTTCACTCAGAGACGAGCAGGACTGTACGGAGAAGTATTTACATTATACAAATTTAGAAGTATGACAAATGAAACAGATGAACAGGGTGAATTATTACCTAATAAAATGAGATTAACAAAATTTGGAAAAGTTTTGCGTTCAACAAGTTTAGATGAACTCCCTGAATTATTTAATATTTTGAAAGGTGACATGAGCATCATTGGTCCACGTCCACTATTAGAAGAGTATTTGCCAAGATATAACGAAAGGCAAATGAAACGTCATAATGTGCGACCAGGGTTAACAAGTTATACTGCGGTGAACGGTAGAGCGACGCTTTCTTGGGAGGAACGATTGGAAAAAGATGTATGGTATGTTAAAAATGTATCATTTTGGTTAGATTGTAAAATTATTTTTAAAACAATTTTGACAGTTTTAAAAAGAGAAAACATTAGTAGTGATCGTGGGAAATTTATGGGAAACAATGTGGGGAAAATTAACGATAAAAAAAAGAATGGTGTCTAA